A single genomic interval of Lathyrus oleraceus cultivar Zhongwan6 chromosome 7, CAAS_Psat_ZW6_1.0, whole genome shotgun sequence harbors:
- the LOC127103208 gene encoding AP-4 complex subunit mu-like, with protein sequence MSGTAITKSVVTNEPGGRKRDEIFVDVIEKISVTFDSRGYILTSEIDGTIQMKSYLTSNPEIRLALDEDLSIGISDYGGGEFPVMNYRITQAFKTPFRISTLIEETGPLKAEVTIEVRAEFDSNINANTVLVQMPLPAFTARVKRLDTQLISRKANRRLKWGIKRLLVDLNIPYEQS encoded by the coding sequence ATGTCGGGTACAGCTATTACAAAATCTGTCGTTACTAATGAACCTGGTGGTAGGAAGAGGGATGAGATCTTTGTTGATGTAATTGAGAAAATTAGTGTCACATTCGATTCTAGGGGATATATACTTACTAGTGAGATTGATGGAACCATTCAAATGAAGAGTTATCTTACTAGTAACCCGGAGATTCGACTTGCACTCGATGAGGACCTGAGTATAGGAATAAGTGATTATGGAGGTGGTGAATTTCCTGTCATGAATTATCGTATCACTCAAGCATTTAAGACACCCTTTCGTATTAGTACTTTGATTGAAGAAACAGGACCACTCAAGGCTGAAGTGACCATTGAAGTGCGAGCGGAATTCGACTCAAACATCAATGCCAACACTGTTCTTGTACAAATGCCACTTCCTGCATTTACAGCTCGTGTCAAGCGGTTGGACACACAACTGATTTCAAGGAAAGCAAATAGAAGACTGAAGTGGGGAATAAAAAGGTTGTTGGTGGATCTGAACATACCTTACGAGCAAAGTTGA